The following DNA comes from Salvelinus fontinalis isolate EN_2023a unplaced genomic scaffold, ASM2944872v1 scaffold_0127, whole genome shotgun sequence.
TCAAAGTAGATGCTTAAACACTTGAGAACTATTGTATAATTAATGGCAAGCTTACCTGCTCATCAAGGTAACAATTGACCCAAGAAGACCCTTGGATGGATGTAGAGTCATCCATATTTGCTCCAAGTTATCCAAAGGAGACCAGTAAGCTAGAAAATATTTATTTATAGAAAACTGAACTAAAACTTCAAAACTGTACTAGAACTAAATCCTAAATAAGAACTAAACAATCGAGCAATGCAACCAACACGAGTGGGGTATTATAGCAGTCTGAATTCAGAATACATGTGTTTAAATATAGAAGTATAGAATGCTTAAATTTAGAACTTTAGAATCTTTGGCAAACATAAGACATTGTGATGTCACAACTAAATGGTTCAAGTGAGAGAAAAAATACCTGCGGCAAGGACTGCGCTAGAAATTGTTCTGGAACAGAAAGGTCTTCATTCTGAACTACCTAGTTGTCACAGTGGGCTATTTTGCGTGATAGAACAGCACTGCAAACGTGAAATATTATCAATAAAGAAAATCTTAACCATATGGAAAAACGTAATGTTGTATTACTCCACTGTTTACAAACAAATCATTTACAATGTAAGTACAGCACTGAGACCACATGTTTTAAAATATTTATGAAACACAATCATTTCTTTTCAATAAATTGTTTTCTTTCACAAAATAACACTCCCATGCAAATGAATGACAAGTCAATAGTTTTATTCTTATCATACAAAATGATTTCCAACAACCACACAATACAGTAACACACGCTCAATAAAACCTTGAATATGAATAGACAACATCAGATACAGTTCAAATCTATCACTAGCTGGTAGGGAACTGGTAATAAAACTTGCTGTCTTTATAAATGATATTTGTTTTATACAGTAAGTAAGGAACCATAAGGAAAACATTTGTCATGGATGACTGGCTAGTAGGAACCAGAGCTATGTCAGTGTTCAGTCCTTCAAGTCCTTCCCAATAGTTACTTAGATTTGAAAACATTAGCCGAACATAACACAATGTAAAGCTAACAATAAGTCATGTTAAATCCTTTAAATCATTGAGAACATGTTATGGCCAAAGGCAGTACTAGAACAGTGACTTGTCTCTGTTATGTTGTTTCACGACTGGGGCCTTCCACTGGGCTCTGTTGAGAAAACAACGCCCCCAGCAGGCAGTCTGTAGCGTTGCAAGCAGAGGGCTCCTCTCCTCCCAGACACAACAGCCTGTGGTACCTAGCCTGCGGAACCCAGCACAGCACCCTGGAACGAACACGAACACACGCGCATAgagatgcacaaacacacacgcaggcacacacaccgtGTGAGCTATATTAACATGGTACTTACTCTTAAGTATTCTTTAAACAAGTCAAAGATGAAAGAGTGTTGTGAAGCGATCTGAGTGTGACCTTGTACCAGTTGTAGATGTCATCGCTCACGGGGTCAGGATACGTTTGAATCCACTGACCGATTGACCACATCTTGACCATATTGCCTATAGCAACCGTCTCCCCTTTACCCTCTCCATCACCCACCTCAGCAGGCTCCTCAGGGACGTCCTCGTAGCACAGGAAGTAGCTGcacgagaaacacacacacagtcacacaggcaGTGAGAGATGCCATCTGATCGACTGTTCTTAGGCCCGAATTTCAAAATGCACATTGTCATCGAACATCTCAGTTCAAAAGAGTCCCAAAGTTTTCTTGCCACTAATATTACAATTATCGTTTATTGGCATGTTGTGCCTTACTTTAACCCTTTCTCtaccgccccctctctctctcacttactaCTCTGTCTTGgtggctctctctttccctgccacTGGCTTGTCCTCCTCTGGATGTCCCTCCATCTCGCCATCCGTTTCCTGCTGTaggctctctctgggtctctccaCATTCCAGCGCATGCGTTTGTACAGGCCAGTGtgtcagtcaggtttcaagactagtcactcaactgagactgctcttctctgtatcacggaggcgctccgcactgctaaagctaactctctctcctctgctctcatccttctagacctatcggctgccttcgatactgtgaaccatcagatcctcctctccaccctctccgagttgggcatctccggcgcggcccacgcttggattgcgtcctacctgacaggtcgctcctaccaggtggcgtggcgagaatctgtctcctcaccacgcgctctcaccactggtgtcccccagggctctgttctaggccctctcctattctcgctatacaccaagtcacttggctctgtcataacctcacatggtctctcctatcattgctatgcagacgacacacaattaatcttctcctttcccccttctgatgaccaggtggcgaatcgcatctctgcatgtctggcagacatatcagtgtggatgacggatcaccacctcaagctgaacctcggcaagacggagctgctcttcctcccggggaaggactgtccgttccatgatctcgccatcacggttgacaactccattgtgtcctcctcccagagcgctaagaaccttggcgtgatcctggacaacaccctgtcgttctccaccaacatcaaggcggtggcccgttcctgtaggttcatgctctacaacatccgcagagtacgaccctgcctcacacaggaagcggcgcaggtcctaatccaggcacttgtcatctcccgtctggattactgcaactcgctgttggctgggctccctgcctgtgccattaaacccctacaactcatccagaacgccgcagcccgtctggtgttcaaccttcccaagttctctcacgtcaccccgctcctccgctctctccactggcttccagttgaagctcgcatccgctacaagaccatggtgcttgcctacggagctgtgaggggaacggcacctcagtaccttcaggctctgatcaggccctacacccaaacaagggcactgcgttcatccacctctggcctgctcgcctccctaccactgaggaagtacagttcccgctcagcccagtcaaaactgttcgctgctctggcaccccaatggtggaacaaactccctcacgacgccaggacagcggagtcaatcaccaccttccggagacacctgaaaccccacctcttcaaggaatacctagaataaagcaatccttctgccccccccccccccccccccccccccccccccccttaaaagatctagatgcactattgtaaagtggctgttccactggatgtcataaggtgaatgcaccaatttttgtaagtcgctctggataagagcgtctgctaaatgacttaaatgtaatgtaaatgtgtggACCCCAGCCAGGTACGGGGCTAGACGGCAGTACCTGTATATGGACAGCTCCACACTGTCTATCTGACACTTGCCAATGTAGAAATGGGAGAcactggaatggagagagggggaggaaatgCTGTCACTTAAAGTTGTTGTATTTCTTTCTAAGAATGTGACCATAGAGGACCTGCAAAACATGTCCTATGCGGTCCTCCTGCCATCGATAGCTCTGCTCATCTCCAGTCCAGAGTCACTCCACTCCTCCTGCCGGGGGTCAGATCAAGTCCAGTGGACGCTACGTGTGACTGGGGAAGACTGGGACTGTctctcaaatggccccctattacctatatagccCACATAGGGCTctgattaaaagtagtgcacaatgtagggagtagggtacaTGGTATCATTTCGGACTAGAACATAGAGATTGCTTTTGAAGGGACTCCATATATCAAGCTCTTTAGAAAAAGGGGATTTCAATGGACTATGTAAAAACATCAGACCTGAGTTCATCTTTTGTGGGTACGAGCTTTCTACACAGAGGAGTGTGCAACTGCATGAAAGCTGGAAATTGCATTGACTGGCTGTCCAGGATACAGTACATCTAGATTCTCTAGAGAAGATATACGCTGACTATGTACAAACTGTAGGTCACAGTAGGCAAATAAATCTCCTTCAATGATACAGAAAATTATATACAATTAATTTGCGTTGTTTTTATCTCCTAAATGAAACACGTGATCCCCATTTTTACTTCCACACATTGTATGAGCCGTACCATGCTTTCAACCCTCCTGTTTCTGTGTTGATTTACAGTTTGTTCCCTGTTTGGAAACTTAAGAATGTCAATGTGCAAAGTGCAAGAATGTTACAGAAGTCTTGTA
Coding sequences within:
- the LOC129843380 gene encoding UPF0575 protein C19orf67 homolog — its product is MPLCPSFHVLPLLRICVPRSVVRPSVGLSVLLVSHFYIGKCQIDSVELSIYRYCRLAPYLAGVHTGLYKRMRWNVERPRESLQQETDGEMEGHPEEDKPVAGKERATKTEYYFLCYEDVPEEPAEVGDGEGKGETVAIGNMVKMWSIGQWIQTYPDPVSDDIYNWVLCWVPQARYHRLLCLGGEEPSACNATDCLLGALFSQQSPVEGPSRETT